The Psychrobacillus sp. FSL K6-4046 DNA window GGCCCTAAGTTAAAGCTAGTGAATCCTAACTCTTTCATTTCTTTTAAAATACGTTTTAAGTTACTGCGCGGGTCTCCTGCAAATGGAGTTCCGTCTGCTTTATTAACATCACAGATAAGACGAGCTACTTTCCCTTTACCTGTAATCCAAGGGAATACTACCCAAGTGTCTAAATCTGGAACTAAGTACATATCTGATTCTTCTATACGAACAAATCCTTCGATAGAAGATCCGTCAAACATCATTTTATTATCTAGAGCTTTATCGAGCTGACTCACTGGAATTTCCACGTTTTTAATCATACCTAGTATGTCTGTAAATTGAAGACGAATAAAATTCACCTCATTCTCTTGAACGAACTTTTTGATGTCTTCTTTAGTATACTTACTCATTTTTCCACTCTCCTAAATATTTGATATTTTTGTTGAAGCTTACTTAACGAAAAAAGCGGGATAAGTCCCCTTGTCTTAAAGAAGCTCGCTGCTGACTTTGTGCCAATCGCATTTCTTCCTTAACAATTGCGCGTAACTCTTGGTCAGAAATTACTTGTCGAACATCCTTAGAGGTTGCAGGATTTTTTTTCATCTCAAAAATTTGTTTAATACCAGCTATGTTCACACCCGATTTCAGAAGGTCTTTAATCTCTAACAAGACATCGATATCATCCAATGAGAACATGCGTTGCTTACCTTCCGTCCGTGCAGGCTGAACTAATTCTTGCTCTTCATAATAGCGAATTTGTCTAGCGGTTAAACCAGTTAGCTGCATGACAATATTCATCGATAGCAGTGGCATGGAACGTCGCCATTCCTTTTCCATCGCTGCACCTCCTATGTAGGTTATAAACATAGTATATGTTATGTAAGCTAACATGTCAACACCATGTTAGGAAAACTTACATAAAATTTTCAAAAAATTAAACCACTTTCTTTTTCAGAAAGTGGTATTTTTTTGTTATTGATTCAATGACTGAACTGCTCCTAAAATGGCATATTTGACATGCTCGTATGTTAATCCACCTTGGATGAAGGCCGTATAAGGAGGTCGAATCGGGCCGTCTGCTGTCAATTCCATACTTGAGCCTTGTACAAATGTTCCTGCAGCCATAATAACGTCATCCTCATAACCAGGCATGTATGCCGGCTCTGGAGCAAACTGTGCATTGATTGGTGAATGGGTTTGAATAGCCTTGCAAAATTGTATCATTTGCACTGGCGTTTGAAAGGATACTGATTGTATTAAATCCGTTCGTTTTTGAGAATAATGGGGCTCGGTTGTCATACCTACTTCCTCCAAAACCGCTGAAGTGAAAATAGCGCCTTTTACTGCCTGCGAGACAACATGGGGAGCTAGGAAGAATCCCTGATACATGTCTAATAATGTATTCAGTGAAGCACCCGCCTCTGAACCTATACCCGGAGAAGTCATTCGGTAAGCGCATTTTGTAACAAAATCTTTTTTTCCTGCAATATATCCACCCGTTTTAGCTATTCCACCACCTGGATTTTTTATCAAGGAGCCAGCCATTAAATCTGCGCCGACATTAGTGGGCTCAAGGGTTTCCACAAATTCTCCATAGCAATTATCTACAAAAATGATGACATCCTGCTTAATGGATTTAATTTTTTCTACCATTTCCTTAATTTGAGCCACTGTGAAAGAAGGACGAACTGCGTAGCCCTTAGATCGTTGAATGGCGACTACCTTGGTTTTGTCATGTATAGCATTTTCTACGGCTTCCCAGTTCACGTCTCCATCCTCTAGCAAGTCAATATGCTGATAATTGATACCGAAGTCGGCCAAAGAGCCCGTGTCCTCTTCTCCCCCACTGACAATCGATTGTAATGTATCGTAGGGCTTACCGGTTATGTATAGCAATTCATCGTTAGGGCGTAGCACACCAAACAAACTGATTGAAATCGCATGGGTACCACTGATGATTTGTGGACGTACTAAAGCAGCCTCTGCTCCAAAGGTCGTTGCATATACTCTTTCTAACGTATCACGTCCTTCATCGTCGTAGCCATAGCCTGTAGAAGGATTAAAATGATGATCGCTTACATGATGCTCCTTAAAGGCATGAAGTACTTTTTGTTGATTGTGAAAGGCGATGCTTTCTATTTCTTTGTGATAATCGGCAATCTTAGCTTCTGCTGATTTTGCCAATGCCAATATTTCTTCTGATAAGGTAGTTGTAAATTCCATGATGCATCTCCTAATTCTATTCTTTGTACTTTGTATTTTGTTAGAGAAATTATAATTTTAACTCTTTATTAAAGGCTATGTTAAAGGGTTGGGTTGATTTATGAATTTTAAATCAGAGAGTGGATTTGATTTCCGCGCCAGCCGGACGCTTTCCGTGGGGTGAGCGATAAGCCATCACCCATCGCTTACGCGCGTGGTTGTGATGTCTTATCTGTCTCACTCATCCCACTGGAGTCGCCGCCTGTCGCTCCAATCAATAAATTGAGTATACTTTAATGCGTCAATAAAACTCAATCTATAAATTTACTTGCATAAACAAGCCGGTAAACGGACTCCAACCACATCTTATAATCTAGATATGTTATTTAATAGTCATTTTGAATTCAAAATCAACCAATAACTTTAGCAAAGCTTTACTATAAAAGAGAAAAGACTAATTTCAAAAAAATGAAATTAGCCCCTTACTACATGTAAATATTAGAATTGCACTTCCCCGTCCCAGGCCATCATACCACCTGTTACGTTCGTTACATCGTAACCGTTCTCTTCAAGGATTTCGCAAGCCATTGCACTTCGGCCGCCAGCCTTGCAAATTATGTAATGAGGAACGGACGGGTCGATCTGATCCAAGCTTGTTTCCACTTGACCTAATGCAATATGCTTAGCTCCAGGAATGATTCCTGCATCTACTTCCTCTTGTTCACGTACATCAATGATGTTGACTTGTTCGCCTGCATCTATTTTTTTTAGAAGTTCATCTGTCGTAATAGTTTTCATAAATAACCTCTCCACTTCAATTTAAAGATTCTATCAAATAATAATTGGAGCAAGTGGAACTGTCAAAGGATTCGATTTTACTCTTCTGATAGCTTGACAGGTTTCGATGGTGCAAATGTAGAAATCGCATGCTTATAAATTAATTGCTGCTTCCCATCGGACTCAAATAACACAGTGAAATTATCATATGATTTCACTGTCCCCTTTAATTGAAAGCCATTTAACAGAAAAACTGTTACAAAGATTTCGTTTTTTCTTAACTGATTTAAATAGTTGTCTTGAATATTCATTGGTTTCATCCCAATACCCCCGTTTACAATTTACACTTAAAAACGTATCACTTTAACTATTCGCTTAAATTATTGATTTTCCTGCAAGAATGCACTAATTTCTTCTAAAATACTTTCACGATCTTCAAATGGGTGAAACCAGTGAATCTCCATTTTGTTCCGGAAATAGGTTAACTGCCGCTTCGCATACCTTCTCGAATTCTGTTTAAGCTTATCGACAGCATCCTCTAGTGTTGCCAATCCATCTAGATAATCATAAATCTCCTTATACCCTATCGCTTGAATAGACTGGACATCTCTTAACCCTTTATCATAAAGACCTTTTACTTCCCGTAGCAGTCCTTGGTCCATCATGATGTCTACCCGCTTATTTATACGTTGATAGAGTTCCTCACGATTGATGTTCAGACCAATGATGTAGTGTGGATAAACCTTTTCCTTGCCCTGATTTTGTTCAATCTCGTCTCTTTGTTTTCCCGTCAGCTCATGTCTCTCGATAGCTCTTATAACTCGTTGGACATTGTTTGGATGAATGTCTTTTGCAGCTTCCGGATCTATCTTCTCTAGCATCGAATATAGTTCCTCTGAGCTCATACTTTCAAGCTCCCTTGTCCTTGAGCTCTCTAGCT harbors:
- a CDS encoding MerR family transcriptional regulator, which produces MEKEWRRSMPLLSMNIVMQLTGLTARQIRYYEEQELVQPARTEGKQRMFSLDDIDVLLEIKDLLKSGVNIAGIKQIFEMKKNPATSKDVRQVISDQELRAIVKEEMRLAQSQQRASLRQGDLSRFFR
- a CDS encoding methionine gamma-lyase family protein, with the translated sequence MEFTTTLSEEILALAKSAEAKIADYHKEIESIAFHNQQKVLHAFKEHHVSDHHFNPSTGYGYDDEGRDTLERVYATTFGAEAALVRPQIISGTHAISISLFGVLRPNDELLYITGKPYDTLQSIVSGGEEDTGSLADFGINYQHIDLLEDGDVNWEAVENAIHDKTKVVAIQRSKGYAVRPSFTVAQIKEMVEKIKSIKQDVIIFVDNCYGEFVETLEPTNVGADLMAGSLIKNPGGGIAKTGGYIAGKKDFVTKCAYRMTSPGIGSEAGASLNTLLDMYQGFFLAPHVVSQAVKGAIFTSAVLEEVGMTTEPHYSQKRTDLIQSVSFQTPVQMIQFCKAIQTHSPINAQFAPEPAYMPGYEDDVIMAAGTFVQGSSMELTADGPIRPPYTAFIQGGLTYEHVKYAILGAVQSLNQ
- a CDS encoding rhodanese-like domain-containing protein, whose protein sequence is MKTITTDELLKKIDAGEQVNIIDVREQEEVDAGIIPGAKHIALGQVETSLDQIDPSVPHYIICKAGGRSAMACEILEENGYDVTNVTGGMMAWDGEVQF
- the hfq gene encoding RNA chaperone Hfq, with the translated sequence MKPMNIQDNYLNQLRKNEIFVTVFLLNGFQLKGTVKSYDNFTVLFESDGKQQLIYKHAISTFAPSKPVKLSEE
- the miaA gene encoding tRNA (adenosine(37)-N6)-dimethylallyltransferase MiaA — its product is MNNRPAVIAIVGPTAVGKTALSIELAKYCDGEIINGDSMQVYRELNIGTAKITEEEMENVPHHLLDLKDPTESFSVAEYQKLVRDKIEEIASRGKVPIIVGGTGLYVQSVLYDFRFTEQPKLESSRTRELESMSSEELYSMLEKIDPEAAKDIHPNNVQRVIRAIERHELTGKQRDEIEQNQGKEKVYPHYIIGLNINREELYQRINKRVDIMMDQGLLREVKGLYDKGLRDVQSIQAIGYKEIYDYLDGLATLEDAVDKLKQNSRRYAKRQLTYFRNKMEIHWFHPFEDRESILEEISAFLQENQ